AAACTCAGGCTCGGCGATCAAATTATTAATGATGCATGCCGAAAGGGCCGGAATTTTTGTGCCGATAATTTCAATCCTATCTTCCTCATCCGTTTTGGAATCAAAAAGAAATTTTTCTTTGCCGTCTTTGACTAACTCTACAAGGGCGGCTTGATGAGGCATTTCTCGCGATGAGTGATGGTCCATCAGTAGGTATAGTGGTAATTGAAGGCTGTCGGCGCCTGATTTTACTTTTTGTAAAAAATCAGACGCGTCATTATACAAGCTTTGCGGATCTTTAAGTACTTGGTCCCAGATTTCTGAATCGGCCCAAAATGATTTGCGAGGCATGTGTAACTGTCCGGTTTTATAGTCAATAATATAGCGGGAATTGTCTCTATTATCAACCCTGTCAATTCTTCCATAGATTTTAACTGGATAATCACCAACATCAAGGAGTGCACATGCTTCGTCCTCAAGAGATATAACTGTTGTCGTTCCAATGTTTTTTAGGAACAAGGACAGTCTGTTTTTACCTGCATGTTCAAGGGACTTTTTGATGTCATATGGCAAGTTTGCATACAGGGAATCTCGTTCGAGTCTTTCCATGAATAGGTCGTTTAAGTTTGCGCCGCTTAAATCTTCTCCGCAGATCACTTTTCCCAAATAAGGCTCGAGAAAGTCTTTTAGCACCGTATGTATTAATTCACCGAAACCTGCGCGATCTCCATCTAAATTGACTGTTTCAGTTTCCCTAACGTTAGACAGATAGCGGAAGAAAAACAGCTTGGGACATGTTACGTAGCAGTCCAGCGCAGATGGAGATAATCCTTTAGTTTTCAGAATATTTCCGAGTTTATCCGCAACAGGTTCTTTTGCTATGGATACCGGAGAGTTTGATATGGCCCCAACTGGAAAGTTGATGGCTTTGAGTGGGAAATTTTCACTTGGAGTAATTATCCGCTTTTCTTTTTGCTCCAATTCCCAGAGAAGCTGTTCGACGAATCTGCTACGCACGCTTTTTGAATCTAACAATCCGGGCTGATCCCCACTTTGATAGAATATGCATGACTCTTCGCTACCCATAATCAGCCTGTAAAAGTTGTATGTGGCAACGCTTTCTCTTTCGTGCGAATCCGGTAGATCCAGTAAATGTCTGAGCTGATCTGGCAGAAGTGGGTCATATGGATCAGTTCCAGGAATTTTATCATCTACCGTATCTAGTATATATGTACGTTTGAAATTTAGTAGTCTGCTTTCAAGCATACCCAGAACCTGCATACTTGAAATGGGGTCCGGCTCAAAGGATACCCGTTGGGATGCTAGTAATTGTCTGAATATGGAAAAAGATAACGGCTGCCCGAACTCATCATTACTAATAGAGCTTTCACGCAGTTCGGGGATGACCTCATTCATCAGACGGAATAAACATTCAGAATCGAGCAAATATCTTTGCCATAATGTACCGCCACGCAACCTGAGCATTTCAGCCATGCTTTGCAAGCTGTCTGCAAGCTCGGCAAGGGTATTGATATTTGCGAAACCATCTATGCAGAGACCTATGACTTCTGCACGTAATTCTTCTGTGCTGTCTGGATTATCAACAAGGTTGCCGTTCTCGTCGTTGTACACAGGGATAAAATCGGTATGATTCACATATGGGGATCCGCATCGAAGGACTGTTTCCCACTGATGAAAAATTGTGCGTAAAGGTTGCTCGTCGTCAATCTCAAGCATTTTAAGGTACGGATGTCTGATTAGCGCGAGAATGTCTTTCCAGTGATAAGCATCGCCGCTCTTGGTTTCCTGAAGTTTTAGAATTGCCTCAACAAGTCCATTCAGGGCTGAGCGTCCAAGTGGATAGCCCATACTGATATTAATATCGCGCTCAGGTAGATGATGCATGACCGGAAGCAGCAAGGATGTGTCCGGTAGAACTACGGCGCAATCATCATAGTTATCTTCAACCGAGCTTAGGAGTTCTTCTCGCATGGCGCATAGCTGCGAATGACGGTCGAATCCTTCAAAGAATTTAAGTTTCGGCAGGGTGGAACTGTTTTCCGCGCTATCGTCCGATATTGCTTCTGCTTTCCAGTTGCGCAACCAGTTGTGATGTTCCTTTACAGCGAAATGTCCTTGTTCTCGTAGTGCTAATGCTGGATCACTATGCCATATCACTCGCAGGTCCAGATTATCCCATAGGTGGTGGAAAAATTTATCTTCAACGCCGGCTAGTCCGTAAAATCCGGCCAAGTATAATTTTTTGCCATCTAAGATAGTATCGAGCTTCTCAAGGTTGGTAGACAGGTTGCGGCTTTCTAAACCTGTTGTTGACCAGCCGCGTCTTTCGAGAGCTTCGACATATTTAACGAAAATAATCTCGATTTCTTCAAGCAGTGCTGCTGCCCATTCGAGAACTTCGCCTTGGAGCATCGATATATTTCGCGGCGTGATATCCTGCCTGAGCATTTCTTCTAGAAGAGACGCTAGGCGGGTTCCCCATGGGAAAAACTTTTGCAAATCGCAAGGGAGTTTGGATAACAGCCCTTTAGATTCAGCGCGGAGTCCTTCAATAATATTAAAGAGCAGTCCGACTTGATCAAGCTTACCGATTCTGCGCGGAAAGTTGCCTGTGAGTTTAGGCATCAGTGAGCCTACAAAGTCTGAAAAAGAATAAATTTCAGGAAGTATGCAGGGTTTCTCCAGCTCATCCGATGCCGCAAGGGCTTTCTTTAAATATCTGGCAGGGCGGTGATGTGGAACAATCACAATGGTATTGCTCAGGTCACCGTCAGATTCATCTATTAAGATAGAGCTGAAATTTTCGATGAAATCGCGTTTCCATGAAATAATAGAAATGGGCTGGCGGGTGGTCATATGAACACCTCCTGTGTGAACTGCTCATCAAGGTAAACGAGTAGCCCTCGTAATTCCTTTTGATTTCCGTACATTTCTTTGAGCAGCCTCATGTAACGTTTAACCTGTTTTTCGTTGTCAGCTGACGGGTTCCCAGTTTTGTACTCCACAACCAGTGCGTGATTATCTTCGAGCAGGAGTAAGTCAGCGCGGTGGGTATCACCTTTTTTATCCATGATGGCTACTTCAGGCCTGCCGCTCACTATGGCGGTGCGGACTTCTGTATCCGACAAGGCCCATAGAGCCATTGCGGTTACTTCTGGAATGATTGTTTCATGCTCATCTGCTATGGCTGGGAACTGGGCAAATGCGGCTTCCGCACTGCGCAAACAATCCGCAGCGTCGTCACCTGTGAGGATTAAATTTTCCATAGCCTTATGTGCAAGTTCGCCGCGCATAAGGGCGTTATATGAGTAGTCTTCTAAGTTATGACGGTAGACGCGAAGTCTAGGTAGCCACGCCATGAGCTCTTGCGGTTGGAATTCGTCGGTCGATTCTTTGTTGTCGCAAGTTTTAACAGATTCAGTAGACTTAACAGAAACACCAGACTTGGCTGGTTCGGGCGCAGAGTTTGCACTTGAAGTTAAATTTGAATCTTGATGAGATTCACTTTGAATCTCATTTGAACTTTCAAATTCTACAGGAGGTTTGCCATATTCCAACAAACCTAGGTCTGAGAATTTGCCGTTTAAAATAGTTTCAATAGCAGAAAGTGCGGGCGTTACGCTCTTAACTTTTTCTGAGGGCATGAAACCGTATAGCTCATCGCCAGCTCTAGTCCACGCTACATATAAGAGGTTGAGCTGTTCTGTGAACATGCGTGTCCGGTTTTCATAATACTGATCACCTAGAGAGCTGGACATTGGAGTCAGCAAAGTTTTGCCGTCAACTTCTATGTCGGTGAACGTTGTGTCCGAACCGGAAACTGACCAGTTATGGAACGGTACGATAATTACTGGAAATTCGAGTCCCTTGGATTTGTGAATGGTCATGATGCGCACTGCATTGACCGATTGCGGGAGGGGTACTTTTTCGTCGGCGGATGATAATTCCCAGAAATCTAGGAAAGCTGCTAGCGATGTGCCGCGATTTTCTTCTGCCAGATGTACGACTTCTAGAAATCTGCGGATATAAAGTTCATCACCCGGGCATGATTCGATGATTTTGAAGCGGGAGACCATTTCACTTGCGAGGTCGTAAGGAGTCATTAACCCGGACTTGCGCAGGAATGGCGAAATGTGATTGTTCCAAAAGGTTGGGAATTTTTCAGCGAAACGGCGGTAGAGCGGGCCTTTTTCTCTGTTTGCCAGCCATTCGGTTATTTCATTGTTGGAAATGCCGGATACCGTCTGGAATACTTCCTTGCCATATACGAATTCTAAGAACGCAAGGTCATCCTGCGGATAATCCAAAAATTTCAAAAGCGAGACTATTTGTCTGACGACAGGATGGCGGTCGAGTTGCAGGCTGTTCTCTGTGATGACAGGTATAGATTTTTCTACCAGCCAGTCACATAGGAGCTGGGCGTGGTCGTTTGACCTAACGAGCACGCAAATATCTTCGAATTCTCTGCGCTCGCGCAAGTCGTTCATTAAAATGTCGAAATTACGTTTCGTTTCAATTTCAATTTCTGATGAGGTTTCCGCAAAAAGTTTTTGCAGTTTTACATATCCACCTTCGCGCGGCTTATTCAGTGGCAAGCTTTGCGTTGCGTTTTCAAAGGTGGATGCAATTTTTTCTGCTAGTATTCCCTGCTGTTCTTCGGGACCGTTCGGGTAAAGAATTTCAGCAAGATCAGTCGCCACATCGAAATCAGCCAGTGCATCAAAGAATGAGTTGTTGAACTTGACTACATTTTCAAGACTGCGCCAGTTGTATTCGAGATGACCGGGGGTGAATTCTGAAATAGATGTGAGTTCTGGATCTCCTGCAATTTCATCGAATAGCTCTGACCTACCGCCGCGCCAGCTATAAATGGCCTGCTTAACGTCACCCACATAGAAAAGACTTCCGCGCTTGGACAAACATTCCACGGCTAGCGGAACCATTGCTTGCCACTGGGCAAGGCTTGTATCCTGAAATTCATCAATAAGCAGGTGATGGAGGCGAGATCCCATACGGCAGAATGCATCTGGAAGGGCTTCGCCGTTTTGTAAAACATATGAAGCGACTCGCGGCAGATTTGAGCTAAGTAGCATGCCGTTCAGTGATTGATATTCAATGATATCATCACGGATTTCTTCTACGATCTTTACAAATGGAGCAAGAGCGTAAGCACCGCGTAAAATTATAGCCTGATCGCGGTAAACTTCGTGGGCTTGTTTTAGGTCGGCATAAATCTTTTCGTGCAGAGAATTGATGTCGCCTTTGGATTTTTTAAGAACACAATCTTCAAAGCTATCTTTCTGAACCATGGCTGAGTCTTTTGGCTCGCCCATAAAATCGAGAGCGGCCGCATGGGCTAGATATTTTTTAAGATGCGCAGAAGCGGCAAGGCTATCTGTATCTATTAAAGAAGACATGGCCGTCACGGCCTTCATATATTTATCGTAATCAGATTGAAGCATCCCTGCTATTTCTTCTTGATCCGTTAATCTTTCGCCTGGAAATTCCATCACATGACTAAGGATCTGAATCAGTCTGAAACGCATTTGCTCTGCAAGCCAGAATCCTTTTTTATTCTCTTTGAGAACGAGGCTCTCTACCGCGTCATCCATGAGCTTTTTGCGGAACTCGTCGTTTCCTTCGCAATGGGTCAGAAATTTATTGAAGTTCGGTTCAAATAGGGTCGTAGGGTCGAAAAGTAGCTGAAAATCCGGACTCAGGCCAAGCTCAAGGGCGAAGATGCGCACCAGCAGGTTTAACAGGCTGTCGATGGTTCTAATGTTCAGCCGACTGTAGCGTTGCAGAATCGGAGTGAGTTGTTTTTTCGCTTCCGCAGGACTCCAGTCGCTACCGAGTCCGTCTCCTTCTAAGTCGAGGGCGCGGTTCTTAAGTGAACGCACAACGCGCTCTTTCATTTCAGCGGCGGCTTTGTTGGTGAAAGTTACAGCCATTATTTCGGGCCAGCAGTATCCTTTCGCCTGAGATGATTTACATACAGGGATAGAGTCTTCTTCCTGTGATCCGGCTAGGAGCGACAGAAAGCGCGCAGTCAATTCATATGTTTTGCCTGACCCGGCGGAGGCTTTAACCTGTTGGAGCATTTTTAAGACCTTTGTGTTGGCGAGCTATACTGTTGCAGGTTTTAATTTTTTAAAGCAGGACCGTATTTTGTTTTCCATAACTATCATAAGTACAGCTGAAATAATGAGTGCGCTTCCGAGGTATCCTGTCCAATCGAAGCTTTCATTCCACCACAACCATGCCAGCAGGGCGGCAACAATAGGTTCAACTGTGGCGATAACGGATGCTGATGTTGCTTCGAGATACTTAAGGCCAGCATAGTAGACCGTATATGCTCCGTAGGTGCAGATGGTGGCAAGGGCTATTAGCGATCCCCATGAAATTGGCGTTTTGTGGTGAAATTCAAAAAATGGGAGCAAACCAAGCGCGCCAATTGGAAGAGCATAAAGAAATATTGTCGGCGTTGAGTAACGTGTAAAAATTGTTTTGCCGAAAATATAATAAAGGGCGTATGTAAAACCTGAGGTTAATCCGCACATAATTCCGAACCATGTGAAGTTTACGGCCCCTCCTGTGCCGAAAAATTGAGGTCCGAGTGATACGCATGCAACGCCTGTGAGAGTCATGCAAATAGCACCAATTTTAATTGGCCCCATCTTTTCTCCTAGGAATATCCATGACATAACAGCAACCCACGCCGGAGCCGTATACAGCAAAACCGAGGCCAGAGCCGCGCCGACGCCATGCACTGCAAGCTGGTATGATCCGTAAAAAATGGTGACGCCCAATATCCCGAACAGGGCGACAGATGGGATATCCTTGCGTTCTATTCTGAATGTACGCATACGGTATGCATGGACAGCGAATAGTATCCATGCGAAGAGTGCTCTCCAGAACGCGTTTTCCAGCGGAGGAATTCCTTGTTCAATGGGAAACTTTGAAATAGGTCCGATAAGGCCCCACATAATTGCGGCCATCAGTATCAGTATACATCCTTTGATGTTCATATCGGGTCCTCATGGTATATGGTAAGTAAAAAAGTGCTGGTTTTATTTTAAATTTTACAGTTGGAATCAGTAGCAAAGTTGTATGCTCTTTCCCTCAAATCGTCAAAGAACTATCGCAAGATAGCGCTATAAAATATTAGGAGAAAAGTTTTGGATATTACAAATTTAAGTGAATGTTCACGTGTGGTTGTAACTAGTGATGATGAAGGTCTACGCCTCGATAAATTTTTGATTATGCTACTTCCGGATACCAGTCTTCGTGAGCGCAGAAGAATTATTGATAATGGTCTGGTTTCTGTAAACAGGCGCAGCGCAAAAGCCAGCCTTAAAATGTTCGTTGGTGCTGAAGTTGTTTTGTTTGAAAAAAAGAACGTTCCTACGACTGCTGATATTTTGCCAAGCCTTAAAATAATTAAAGAGACTGGCGAGTTTGCCGCAGTTTACAAACCAGCTGGAATCCATTCCGCATCCATCGCGAGCAGTTTGGAAGTTTCCGCGCAGGATTGTCTTGCAGAACTTTTCCCCGAAAGACAGCCTATTTTAATTAACAGGCTTGATCATTCGACTTCCGGTATACTTCTTGTTGCTTTCGGGCACGACGCAAGTCGCCGCTTTAAAGGATTTGAGGAAGAAGGCAAAGTCGAAAAAGAATATTTTGCTAGAATTATCGGAAGTCCTCGCTCAGAGTTCGTTATGAAAAATGAGCTTGATACAGATTCAAGAGCTGTGACTAAAGTACTCGATGATGACGCTGACAGACTCCGCTGGAGTTATGCAGACCGAGTCAAAGACCTAAGTGATGGCATAGTTGTCGTGAAAGTACGCATCACAAAAGGCGCACGCCACCAGATCAGAGCGCATCTGGCACATGCAGGATTCCCGATTGTAGGGGATGCAGTGTACGGTGAAGCTACTGCTGATGGTAAAATGTATCTGCACAACCAGAGAATTTCATTCGAAGGTTTTGAAGCTGAGTGCGAGCCTGAGTGGGATTAAGTTTTAGGTTGTATGGTTTAGCTTGAATAGGCGGTTAGCCTGAACAGGTTGGCTTCGTTTATATATGAATAAATAAAACCCCCTTGGAGCGTGAGCTTCAAGGGGGTTTTTGTGTGCTTAATGCGTGGAGTAAGATCTTACTTCTCTGATATTAACAAAGCCTTAGCAAAATCTTCACCGTTGAATGGTCTGAGATCTTCCATCTTTTCCCCGAGTCCTATGAAGGTGATCGGGATTTTGTTCTGCATGGTCACGGCAATCATTACGCCGCCTTTTGCTGTACCATCCAGTTTAGTGAGGATTAATTCATCCACGCCGATTGCTTCATGGAAAAGCTTGGTCTGCGATAGAGCATTCTGTCCGGTAGTTGCGTCAATAACCAGAATGCTGCGGTGCGGAGCTTCGTCGTGCTTTTTGCTGAGAACTCTTTTGATCTTATGTAGCTCTTCCATCAAGTTGTTCTTGGTGTGCAATCTTCCCGCTGTATCAAGGAGCATGAGGTCGTAGCCGTTTTTAACAGCGTAATCTATGCCTTCGTAAGCTACTGCGGCTGGATCGGAACCTTCTGCCTTAGCAAAGAATCCCGCCCCTACGCGTTTTGCCCAGATTTCAAGCTGGCCGATTGCGGCCGCTCTGAATGTATCACCCGCGACGATGAGAACTTTGCGGCCCTGCATCTGCTCGCGATGAGCAATCTTAGCAATGGTGGTTGTTTTACCAACACCGTTAACTCCGATCATCATTACTACTTCTGGCGGAGTGAAAGCTTTGATACGCTTAGGAACTTTAAATATTTCATCTAGCTCTTCGCGAAGAAGAGTTTTGAAGTTTTCGGGGTTTGTTTCACCACTTTTACGGATTCTTTCTTTCAAGCGGTCTATGAGTTCTGTGGTGGCTTCAAAACCAACATCTGCCATGATTAGAATTTCTTCGAATTCTTCCCAGAAATCTTCATCAAACGCGCTATGGCTGGAAAGTAGAGAATCAATGCGCTTGGTGATTTGTTCTCTTGTTTTAGCAAGGCCTTCTGAAAGTTTGATGAACAGACGACTTTTCTCGTCTTCTTCATCTTCGAGTTCTAAGGCCAAGGCTAAGCGGTACTGCAATTCAGAACGGAACTCGTCAACATGTTCATAGTCCATGTCTTCAAGCCATTCTTTGAAACGGGTAACAAAGTCTGCCGCTTCATCCGCAGGTGCTTCGAGAGCTTCGAGCAAAAATTGTAAACGTGCCCAGAGATCTTCTCCGGCAGTTTCTACTCCATCAAGGATCAGCTCAAGCCATACGGAAAGGCGTGGGTCTGCTTGCTGGAGAGCTTTGGTCAGGTCAATCTGCCATTGCGGTTTGTCTGCGTCGTCTTTTGACTCAGTTACCATGGAAGGCTCGATTACTCTTGCCTTGCCACCGTCCTTCACAGGATCAATGGTTTTTACTTCAAGAGCTGGTTCTGGTGTGATTGTTTCCTGAGCTGCAGGAGCTGGTTCAGCAGGTTTTTCAACTACTGGTGCGGCTACAGGCTCAGCCTTTGCATCTTGTTTTGGTGTGACAATAGGCTCAGGGTCAACAACAGGCGCAGGCGTGACAACTGGCTGAGGCTCAGGAACAGGCTTAGGCGTAACAATTGGTTCCGGCTTCGGAGCTGGTTCTTGTATAGCTTCAGCTTTAGGCTCAGGTTTTGGTGCTGGAGCTGGTTCAGGTTTAACAACCTGCTGGTCTTGCGGGGCTGGCTCAGCAACTACTTGCGCAGGAGCTTCTTGTTCAGCTTCCTGACTGACCGTTTTTTCATCACCTAAATATTCTTCAAGAGCTTGGTTAGCTCTGTCTTCTGGACTGACAAATAATTTTTTTACTTTAGAAAAGAATCCCATTGAAATCCCCTTATAATTCTATTTTGAACAGCGGAAGATAGCGCAGTCCTGCCTGATACGCAACTCGAAAGCACTGCATAATTGCCCGCTAACTTCGTTGCTGCAAAAAAATCAAAAGCTCACATATAGGAATATGCTTCGCTCTTGATTTTTTATTGCGCCTTATTAGCGAACAATTCTACAGCACTTTCGAAAATTTATTGACTGAGGAATGTTCGTTATCTTTTTCTATATTTTACAGTTTACCCTTTTTGCAGCTACATATATATAATGTTGAACAAGATAGTTGAAATTTGCTCGTCTTACATATACATATTTGCGAAACGCAATAAATGGAGACTTTTTATGAAAAGAACGTGCATAAAAGATGCTTTGAATGCGGAAAGCTCAGTTTCTGAGATTCTCATCAAAGGTTGGGTCCGTACGAAGAGAGATAGCAAGGGTTTTTCATTTTTAGAAATAAACGATGGTTCCTGTATTAAAAACATTCAGGCAATCATTGATCATACCCCTGAAATTGTCGCCGTACTTGAGAAAATTAATACTGGCGCCTCTGTCAGCGTTACGGGCGAGCTTATCGAGTCTCCCGGTAAAGGGCAGAAGTGGGAAGTTCGCGGTAAAACCGTTGAAATGCTCGGTGCTGCGGATGCTGAAACTTTCCCGCTACAGAAGAAGCGTCATTCTGACGAGTTCTTGCGGACAATAGCGCATCTTCGTCCCCGCACGAATAAATTCGGCGCAATGTTCCGTATTCGCGCGGAACTTTCATATGCGATTCACAAATTTTATCGTGATAAAGGCTTTTTCTACGTTCATACTCCAATCATCACGGGCTCAGACTGTGAAGGTGCCGGAGAAATGTTCAGAGTTACATCTCTTGATCACGAAACTCTTTCTAAGACTAAAAAAGAAGAGCAGGGCGCACGCGACTTTTTCGGTCAGGAATCTCACCTGACTGTATCGGGGCAGCTTTCTGCTGAAATGTATGCATTGTCTCTTGGTAATGTCTACACCTTCGGGCCGACTTTCCGTGCTGAAAAATCCAATACACCGCGCCACGCTGCGGAATTTTGGATGATTGAACCTGAGATGGCATTTGCTGATCTTGATGATAATATGGATCTCAGTGAAGAGATGGTTAAATATCTCATTGCGCACATCCTAGAGAATTGCGCTGATGATATGGAACTGTTCGCGAAGTTCGTAGATAAAACTTTGATGGATACACTCAAGAATATTTCTGAAAATTCATTTGAGCGCATCACTTACACTGATGCAATTGAACTTTTGCAGCGTTGTAAGAAAGCCAGCAAGTTTGAATACAAGCCGGAGTATGGCCTTGATCTGCAAACAGAACATGAGAGATATCTCACTGAAATGCATTTCAAGAAGCCTGTAATCGTATATGATTACCCTGTGGAAATTAAGCCTTTCTACATGCGTCTTAACGATGACGGAAAAACCGTTGCCGCAATGGATCTGCTTGTTCCTAGAATCGGTGAACTTGTCGGTGGCTCGCAGCGTGAAGAAAGACTTGATGTGCTTGAGCGCAGAATCACTGACATGGGAATGGATACCGAAGATTACTGGTGGTACCTAGACAGTCGCCGTTTCGGAACCGCGCCGCATGCAGGATTCGGAATGGGTTTTGAGCGTATGCTCATGTTGCTGACCGGAGTTACTAACATCCGCGACGTAATACCTTTCCCAAGAACACCTAAAAGTCTCGAATTCTAATTATATTAGGGCCGCCTTGTGCGGCTCTTTTTTTTATATATGCTAACAATACCGCGCCACATAAAATCTTCCACTGAAATCCCGAGTATCACTCTGGATGGTTTGACCTTTGTGCAATATCAATGTCGCAAATCAATGGTCAGGCATGAGGCGTGTGTTGCACAGCATTCACTCGTGTTCATTTTGTCGGGCACAAAGATCATCCACTCGGCCGACGGCGATGTTGAGCTTGGCGCAGGAGATTCTTTTTTCATTCGTAAAGGGTGCCACCTAATGTCCGAAATGGTTCCGGAGGACGGAGGGACCTTTGATACGATTCTATTTTTTCTAGATGATTCAATGTTTACCGAGTTTGTTGATTCTCTTTCTTCGAAAAGGGATGACCCATTGATTGATATTCCTTCGCTATTTCGTGTTGAGACTAGTGAGCCCATCCAGATCTATCTGTCATCTATTATTCCGCTTTTCGG
This is a stretch of genomic DNA from Maridesulfovibrio frigidus DSM 17176. It encodes these proteins:
- a CDS encoding DMT family transporter, whose product is MNIKGCILILMAAIMWGLIGPISKFPIEQGIPPLENAFWRALFAWILFAVHAYRMRTFRIERKDIPSVALFGILGVTIFYGSYQLAVHGVGAALASVLLYTAPAWVAVMSWIFLGEKMGPIKIGAICMTLTGVACVSLGPQFFGTGGAVNFTWFGIMCGLTSGFTYALYYIFGKTIFTRYSTPTIFLYALPIGALGLLPFFEFHHKTPISWGSLIALATICTYGAYTVYYAGLKYLEATSASVIATVEPIVAALLAWLWWNESFDWTGYLGSALIISAVLMIVMENKIRSCFKKLKPATV
- the ftsY gene encoding signal recognition particle-docking protein FtsY produces the protein MGFFSKVKKLFVSPEDRANQALEEYLGDEKTVSQEAEQEAPAQVVAEPAPQDQQVVKPEPAPAPKPEPKAEAIQEPAPKPEPIVTPKPVPEPQPVVTPAPVVDPEPIVTPKQDAKAEPVAAPVVEKPAEPAPAAQETITPEPALEVKTIDPVKDGGKARVIEPSMVTESKDDADKPQWQIDLTKALQQADPRLSVWLELILDGVETAGEDLWARLQFLLEALEAPADEAADFVTRFKEWLEDMDYEHVDEFRSELQYRLALALELEDEEDEKSRLFIKLSEGLAKTREQITKRIDSLLSSHSAFDEDFWEEFEEILIMADVGFEATTELIDRLKERIRKSGETNPENFKTLLREELDEIFKVPKRIKAFTPPEVVMMIGVNGVGKTTTIAKIAHREQMQGRKVLIVAGDTFRAAAIGQLEIWAKRVGAGFFAKAEGSDPAAVAYEGIDYAVKNGYDLMLLDTAGRLHTKNNLMEELHKIKRVLSKKHDEAPHRSILVIDATTGQNALSQTKLFHEAIGVDELILTKLDGTAKGGVMIAVTMQNKIPITFIGLGEKMEDLRPFNGEDFAKALLISEK
- a CDS encoding PD-(D/E)XK nuclease family protein; protein product: MTTRQPISIISWKRDFIENFSSILIDESDGDLSNTIVIVPHHRPARYLKKALAASDELEKPCILPEIYSFSDFVGSLMPKLTGNFPRRIGKLDQVGLLFNIIEGLRAESKGLLSKLPCDLQKFFPWGTRLASLLEEMLRQDITPRNISMLQGEVLEWAAALLEEIEIIFVKYVEALERRGWSTTGLESRNLSTNLEKLDTILDGKKLYLAGFYGLAGVEDKFFHHLWDNLDLRVIWHSDPALALREQGHFAVKEHHNWLRNWKAEAISDDSAENSSTLPKLKFFEGFDRHSQLCAMREELLSSVEDNYDDCAVVLPDTSLLLPVMHHLPERDINISMGYPLGRSALNGLVEAILKLQETKSGDAYHWKDILALIRHPYLKMLEIDDEQPLRTIFHQWETVLRCGSPYVNHTDFIPVYNDENGNLVDNPDSTEELRAEVIGLCIDGFANINTLAELADSLQSMAEMLRLRGGTLWQRYLLDSECLFRLMNEVIPELRESSISNDEFGQPLSFSIFRQLLASQRVSFEPDPISSMQVLGMLESRLLNFKRTYILDTVDDKIPGTDPYDPLLPDQLRHLLDLPDSHERESVATYNFYRLIMGSEESCIFYQSGDQPGLLDSKSVRSRFVEQLLWELEQKEKRIITPSENFPLKAINFPVGAISNSPVSIAKEPVADKLGNILKTKGLSPSALDCYVTCPKLFFFRYLSNVRETETVNLDGDRAGFGELIHTVLKDFLEPYLGKVICGEDLSGANLNDLFMERLERDSLYANLPYDIKKSLEHAGKNRLSLFLKNIGTTTVISLEDEACALLDVGDYPVKIYGRIDRVDNRDNSRYIIDYKTGQLHMPRKSFWADSEIWDQVLKDPQSLYNDASDFLQKVKSGADSLQLPLYLLMDHHSSREMPHQAALVELVKDGKEKFLFDSKTDEEDRIEIIGTKIPALSACIINNLIAEPEFKAIRSAQCNWCSYREACGA
- a CDS encoding UvrD-helicase domain-containing protein, which translates into the protein MLQQVKASAGSGKTYELTARFLSLLAGSQEEDSIPVCKSSQAKGYCWPEIMAVTFTNKAAAEMKERVVRSLKNRALDLEGDGLGSDWSPAEAKKQLTPILQRYSRLNIRTIDSLLNLLVRIFALELGLSPDFQLLFDPTTLFEPNFNKFLTHCEGNDEFRKKLMDDAVESLVLKENKKGFWLAEQMRFRLIQILSHVMEFPGERLTDQEEIAGMLQSDYDKYMKAVTAMSSLIDTDSLAASAHLKKYLAHAAALDFMGEPKDSAMVQKDSFEDCVLKKSKGDINSLHEKIYADLKQAHEVYRDQAIILRGAYALAPFVKIVEEIRDDIIEYQSLNGMLLSSNLPRVASYVLQNGEALPDAFCRMGSRLHHLLIDEFQDTSLAQWQAMVPLAVECLSKRGSLFYVGDVKQAIYSWRGGRSELFDEIAGDPELTSISEFTPGHLEYNWRSLENVVKFNNSFFDALADFDVATDLAEILYPNGPEEQQGILAEKIASTFENATQSLPLNKPREGGYVKLQKLFAETSSEIEIETKRNFDILMNDLRERREFEDICVLVRSNDHAQLLCDWLVEKSIPVITENSLQLDRHPVVRQIVSLLKFLDYPQDDLAFLEFVYGKEVFQTVSGISNNEITEWLANREKGPLYRRFAEKFPTFWNNHISPFLRKSGLMTPYDLASEMVSRFKIIESCPGDELYIRRFLEVVHLAEENRGTSLAAFLDFWELSSADEKVPLPQSVNAVRIMTIHKSKGLEFPVIIVPFHNWSVSGSDTTFTDIEVDGKTLLTPMSSSLGDQYYENRTRMFTEQLNLLYVAWTRAGDELYGFMPSEKVKSVTPALSAIETILNGKFSDLGLLEYGKPPVEFESSNEIQSESHQDSNLTSSANSAPEPAKSGVSVKSTESVKTCDNKESTDEFQPQELMAWLPRLRVYRHNLEDYSYNALMRGELAHKAMENLILTGDDAADCLRSAEAAFAQFPAIADEHETIIPEVTAMALWALSDTEVRTAIVSGRPEVAIMDKKGDTHRADLLLLEDNHALVVEYKTGNPSADNEKQVKRYMRLLKEMYGNQKELRGLLVYLDEQFTQEVFI
- a CDS encoding pseudouridine synthase; amino-acid sequence: MDITNLSECSRVVVTSDDEGLRLDKFLIMLLPDTSLRERRRIIDNGLVSVNRRSAKASLKMFVGAEVVLFEKKNVPTTADILPSLKIIKETGEFAAVYKPAGIHSASIASSLEVSAQDCLAELFPERQPILINRLDHSTSGILLVAFGHDASRRFKGFEEEGKVEKEYFARIIGSPRSEFVMKNELDTDSRAVTKVLDDDADRLRWSYADRVKDLSDGIVVVKVRITKGARHQIRAHLAHAGFPIVGDAVYGEATADGKMYLHNQRISFEGFEAECEPEWD